The window CATCTATAGCTACGCCTTTTTTAATGCCATTATTCTTTAAATAATTATGCAATCTCAGCAGTTTTTCTTCGGTAGTCATTGCAACTTCAATATGGTGTTTTGATTGGTTTTTTGCTAAAATTACCTTATCCCCAAGCAGGGTTCTCATCACATTTATCTGAGTGTCATCCCCTTCAAGTATCTCAAAATGATTAATAGTTGAATCCTTATCCTTTTGACCGGCGAGATTTTGAGGGCTTCCTTTCAATACGCATTTGACTTCAGGAACTTCTGAAATTAATCTTGAAGCAACTTCAGGTGTAAAATCATTATGCAATAATATTAAAGTATTTTTCTGAATGAATTGAGGATTTAAATTACTGTAATAAAAATCAGACAAAGGAACTGGTGAATTGCGCCTAAGTGTTGCTTTTTGAGGAACTATTTCTGATTCTATCATGATTTTTAAGATATGGCTCATTACAATATCCAGTGGCCTTTTTCCACATTCACATCTCATGTATTCCCCATCATAATCTTCAAAGTTGATTAACTCCCTTAGCGGAGAAAACTTTTTAATTTGAACATCACTGCATTTTTCACATTCATTCAGTGATTTAATTTTTTCATCCACATCCATAACAAAACACCTCAAAATTACTTTTATAATATTGAATTGATTTTAATTAGATATAATGCTTTCGATTCAAATAAAAACTTTATAAATGAGCATTACAAATCTTATAATGCCATTATAATTCTTTAAAGGTGAAAATATGAGCAATAATGATATAATACCACAATATAATACAGTTAGACAAAATTACAGTGCTGAGGAAAAAATTCTTTTAGGGGAACTTCGTGAAAATTTAGTGGATTTAGCCATATCCTCCGGTGAAAATTTCCAGCCAAACGAAAACAAAATGTTAAATGACATAAAGAGTTTCTTATTTTTAAGGTTAAATAAAAATAATGAAAATAATCACATCTCAAATGAATATTTGGACAATCTTGCAAACAAGCTACTCAGAGACATAATCGGATACGGTGAAATCGACCCCCTAATCCAGGATGACAACCTAGAAGAGATAATGATTAACGGAATTGACAAACCAGTATTCGTTTATCACAGACAACATGGAATGATGAAAACAAACATTGAATTTGATGATGAAAAGAAATTAACTGATTTAATCGATTCCATTGCAAGACAAATCAACAGAAGAATAGATCAGGAATCACCGATTCTAGACGGCAGACTGATTGATGGGTCCAGAATCAATGCGACAATACCTCCCGTATCACCCGATGGCCCATCATTAACAATCAGAAAGTTCAAAAAAGACCCATTAACCATAATCGATTTGATAAATTCAAAAACAATATCCATTGAGCTTGCCGCTTTTTTATGGCTGTGCATCGACGGGCTTGGAGTGAAATCCGCAAATGCAATCATCTCCGGAGGAACAAGTTCCGGAAAAACAACAACATTGAATGCATTATCATCATTCATCAACCCAAAAGAAAGAATAATAACAATTGAAGACACATTAGAACTCCAGCTTCCACATGAACACGTTATTAGAATGGAAACAAGACCTGCAAATGTTGAAAATAAAGGGGAACTGACAATGAATGACCTTGTTAAAAATTCCTTAAGGCAACGCCCCGACAGAATCATCGTGGGTGAAGTGAGGTCAGATGAAGCAATAACTCTTTTTACCGCATTGAACACAGGCCATTCAGGATTCGGAACACTTCATGCAAATGATGCCCGTGAAACAATAACTCGGCTTACAAATAAACCAATGTGTGTTCCGGAAATAATGATTCAAGCTATAGATTTTATCATTATGCAAAACAGAATTTATACCCCTTCAGGAGTGTCCTACAGGAGAATCAGTGAAGTGGTTGAGATTGTCGGAATTGAAGAGGGAGTTGTCCAGCTCAATAAAATATTTCAATGGAATCCTGAAACTGACCAAATCGAAAATGTAAGCATTTCAAGCAAAACATTATCACAAATTGCCAAATTAAGCGGACAATCAATCAATGAACTTCACAAAGAAATCGAGAAAAGGGAATTAGTACTCAAACATATGATTAAACAGAATATACATTCCGTCAATGATGTCAAGCAGGTATTGGATTTGTATTCTCACGACAGTGATGGAGTGCTGAAAAGAATTATTTCCAACAGGTGATTTGATGTTAGACAAATTTTTCATTTTTATCGGTGAAATGGCATTATCTCCAATCAGTTTCATTAGAAGTCTTTCCTTAAAAAAAACCGATGACAAAAATAAAAATCAGAACATGCAAACAACCAATAAAATATTTTCACGGATTAACCTGGAGGCTGAAAACAAGACCTCCAAAAAAGAAAATTCACTATTGGACAGACTAAGGGAAAGATTGCTGAAAATACTGTTTAAAAAACAAACAGTTATTCTGTTACTGTCCTTAACCTCAATTTTGATAATCACATCACCGTTAGAAATTGCAGGAATATTTCTAACCGTCATTGCTATGGTTTACATATTCACCTTATATTATCCCCAAATTAAAAATCAGCGAAACTACTCTGATTTGAATCAGGAATTACCCTATGCTTTAAGACATATGGGAATCGAATTGAAATCAGGGAAAGGACTTCATGACACGTTAGTGACAATCAAGGATGCGGATTATGGAACATTCTCCCATGAATTAAATAGGGTTCTGGAAGAGGTCAAATATGGAAAGTCAACAGAGGACTCGCTTTTGGAAATGTCAAAAAGAGTAAAATCCGAAGGTCTTACAAGAGCAGTCCAGCAGCTTATAGGTACATTACGGGTTGGGGGAAATCTTGCAAACAGTTTGGACATAATCGCACAGGACATATCCTTTGACATGCAGATAAAGTTAAAGGAGTATTCCCAAAAATTAAATTCGTTTATATTAATCTATACTTTCATTGCAATTTTAGCCCCTGTTATCAGTTTAATAATGCTGATGGCAAGTTCCACAGTTATGGGAGATTTGATTTCAACAAATTTGTTAATGTTATTATATGGTGCAATATTTCCAATGATTGTGATGTTTATGGGAGTTTTCATGAAAAAATTAGAGCCAAAAATTTAAAAAAAAAAAGAAAGGAATTAACCGAAGAAGGTTTCAATTCCTTTTGAAGCAAGTAAACCTACGAATGCACCTTGCTGATCCATTACAATATTTCCTTTAGAGTATTGGTCAATAGCTGCATTTACCATAGCAGATTTTATTTCAGGATCTTTTGCTGCTTTAGCTGCTGCTTTCACTACATCAAGTACTGCTTCACCTCTGGAAACACCTTGGCCCCAATCTTCCTCACGGATTATATCAATACCGCTGGCAGTAGTGTTTGTTCCGTTGATGTCTAACGGACCTGCAGCTGCAAGTACAGCATCAAGTGCCTGACTATTAACCGCTACAACAGAATCAATAGAGACTTTAGTGTTGTATTCAACTATCTCTTTTGCAAGTTGCATACATTTTGCATTATCTGCTTCCCAGAATGAATCGTGCAGCAACAATTTTGATCCGGCTCCCTGAGATTGTGCTTCAGCGGGTTCAGCGGCAGTTGGGTGAGTTAAACCTCCTGGATAAACTGCAGTATAATTCATTAAAGTTCCATTTTTCAATGTAACAATAAAACACATGTCACATGCACCCATTCCAGGCCTGTTTTCACTTTCATCAATAGCGCACACCAATATATTTTTAGTTCCTTCTGAAAGTTCAGTGTCATGGCCAATGAACAGTGCTCCGGCAATTATTGCTACAAGACCAATAAGAACGATAATCAATATAGCAACAATAATTTTTCTTGTCCTATCCATAATATTACCCACATTAAATATGTTAATATTATTTTTTAAAATTAATAATACTTAAACATTATCAAATATGAAAAGAATTAAGGAAAAATGAAGAATTTCTTAAAAATAGTGAAAAGATAGGTGAAATTAAATATGATAGACATATTTAATTTCGTGAGAGTAGTTATATGCTTTTTTACTAAATTAGAAAAGAGAGTTTAAACTAATTTAGTATAATCGGAGTGTATTAGTATGGTTTTTAAACCAAAAATACGACAGTAATTAAAATTAGATTTTTAGGTAGACCTAATTTTTATCACTACTACTAATGTAGTTGGAAGAGATATATAAATGTTTCTATTTTTTTAGGCATACCTAAATTTGATGAATTTATGGAAAATATATGGAGAAAAAAAATAGTGAATTTACATCCACTATTTTCAAAAAGAGAGTATAATGAAATAATGATGCTTAATTTTAAGGGGGCTGTAAACATCATATTCGCTTTGGAAAATTTTTTGGCAGTGAAAATTTTCGCAAAATATTAAATTAGAAAATTGTGAAAACTAATTTAATACAAATATTCATTTTGGAGACATACTATATAACTAATAATATGTTTTAAAGTGGAAATTTAGGTGAACCTAAATTTATGTCACTTGTATAAAAGTTTGTTTTCATAGTATTTAAATGTTTCTAAATTTTTAGGAATGCCTAAATTAATTGAAAAAAATATATAAAAAATAGAGAAAGAGAGTTACGAAATAACTCTAAAATTAAAAAAAAGAAAGGATTAAATTTAATCCATTAATCTTCCAACGCCAGTAATTTCAATACTAGCTACGCCTTCAATAGCTGAAACCATTTCTTCAACAGGTTCAGATCCGCCTTCACCGTCATCGGTGATGAAGCTTATGACAATTGCAACTAAACCAAAAGCGATTGGTTCTTCTTTCATATCATGAAGTTTTGCTCCTTCAGGCATTGAATCTTTAATGGTTGCTTTAATAGCTTCTAAATCTACATCAGGACTATCTGGCATAATTTTCATAGTTGTTAATACTTCACCCATTCTAATTCCTCCATTTTAAAATCTATGGTCCTTCAAATCCGCATTCGCATTTGTAAGCATGACCAAAGGTACGGCATTTTTCACATCTTGATATTTTTGCTCCACATTCTGGACATTCAAATTCAACAAAAGGCCCAGTTAATGGAATTTCTTGTTTACATGAAATACATTCTACAGTTTTCATTTTAAATCACCTATTATTTGTGTGTAATCGAAGTTATAATCATTTATATTATCATCTATTAAAGATAAAACCCTTTCAGGGCACTTCCCATTCACAACATAACAATTAGTCCCAAACTCTAATAAAAGAGACGGTAACATTACATCAATCGATGACTCTTGAAAAGTTAGTAAAGTTTTTGCATCAATTTTACTTATGAATGTTGAACCTGGCTCTTTCGGTTCTTGGGTATATATACCATTTACATTTGTTACTATTAAAAGGTTTGCATTTAGAAGGTGTGAAACATAAGCTGCAATTGAATCTGAAGTCACATCCCATGAACATTCAAACGGATCTTCTTTTTTTAAAAATTCGGAAACTACAAATATTGGAGTGAAACCTTCATCAGCAATTTCATTAATCTCATCAATAGAATATGCAAGTTTTGTAGAGTCAACCTTATCATTAACAAGTTTTGCTATTATATCCATGCAGTCAATGGCAGTCCAGTGATTCACCTCTTCAGAAAAGCTCTGCTCATCATCATATTTCCTAATCAGATTCGCAAACTCTCCCCCTCCAAGAATAATAACTGAATCTGTATTTTTCAGTTGTCTTGCAAGTTCAATTGCATAATTTGGAAATAGACTTCCCCCTATTTTCACAACCTGTTTCACGATAATAATCACGACCTAATTTAATTAAAAGTAGAGTTCATTAAATAATAATTAAACTATAAAAGTTTCAAATCACCAGTCACTTCATCAAGGATTTCATCTTCATCAGGACCAAGTGCCAAAACTGTAACGCTTGATGTAGGTATCTGAGTCCTTCCAGCATCAACTACCAAATAATTAGCAATTCCTTTTTTATCAGCCAATTTTTTAAGCTCAGTTAACTCCTCCAAAGTCTTGACTTTTAAAACAACCTTGGCATAAGCTTCATTTTCCCATTTCCTGATTTTATCCTGAGGAGATTTTTTATATGCTCCAATAGCACCATGGCAACACTGTGCAGCGATTTTTCCTTTTTTCATTTTTAAATCTGTTCTTACAATCATTACCTGTTTCATTTTATCAATTATTAAATATTAAAATTAATGATTAAAAAGTTTTTGATAAGTTAATTTAATTAAATAGTAATAACAAAATTATTAATGATTATATTTTTTAAGGAGATTATAATGACTCGTATTTCAATTTTAGACAAAGACAGATGTCAACCTAAAAAATGCGATTATCTTTGTATACACTATTGTCCAGGAGTCAGAATGGATGAGGATACAATCGTGATCGATGAAAGCACTAAAAAACCGTTGATATCTGAAGAATTATGTGAAGGATGCGGTATATGTACTAACCGATGTCCATTTGATGCTATTACAATTATTAACTTGCCTGAGGCAGCAGGCGAACCTATTCACAGATTTGGACAAAACCAGTTTGAATTGTTTGGACTTCCAAGTCTGGAAGAGGGAACTGTTTTAGGTCTTTTAGGTCAAAACGGTATCGGTAAATCAACAATAATGAACATATTATCCGGAAACCTGATACCTAACTTCGGAGACTATGAAAACAAGCCTGAAAACTGGGATGAAGTTATAGAATACTATAAAGGATCAGCACTTCAAAAATATTTCAAAGATTTGTCCGAAGGCAACATCAAGACTATCTTAAAGCCCCAAATGGTAGACAAACTTCCGAAAGTTGTAAAAGGCAAAGTTAAAGACTTGCTTACAACCGTGAATGAAAGAGACAAACTTGATTACGTTACAAAAGAACTGCAACTTGAAAATGTATTGGACAGGAAAATGGAAAACCTGAGTGGTGGAGAACTTCAAAGAGTTGCAATAGCCGCAACTGTATTGAGGGAAGGTGATTTCTACTACTTCGACGAACCTACATCATGGCTTGATGTGTCCCAAAGATTAAATGCCGTCAAAGTAATCCGTTCACTTGCAGAAGAGGGCAAAAGCGTACTTGTTATTGAGCACGACCTTGCAACTTTGGACGCATTATCCGACAACATTCACATATTATATGGTCAGCCTGGAGGATATGGTGTAGTTTCAGGTAGAAAAGGAGTTCGTTTAGGAATAAATGCATACATCAAAGGATTCTTAGCAGAAGAAAACGTTAGAATCAGAAGAAATCCAATCGAATTTGCAATCAGACCACCAACTCCAGAAGATGAAGGAGATGCGCTTGCAAGTTATACAAACTTAAGCAAAGACTACGACGGATTCAAACTAACTGCAGATGAAGGAGAAATCTTTTATGATGAAATTGTAACTGCATTCGGTTCAAACGGTATCGGTAAAACCACCTTTGCAAAAATGCTTGCAGGAGTTGAAGAACCAACAAACGGAGAAGTTGACGATGAAGTTACAATAGCTTACAAACCACAATATATCGTTACAAACTTCGAAGGAAGCGTGAGCGACTTTTTATATATGAATGCACCAAGTTTCGGAAGTAAAATCTTTGAAAGCGAAATAATGAATCCCCTATCCTTGAACGAAATGCTGGACAAACCGGTTAAAGGTTTAAGTGGAGGAGAACTTCAAAGACTGGCTATTGCAGCAACACTTTCAAAAGATGCTGAAATTTATCTTTTCGACGAACCTACTGCATTCCTGGATGTTGAACAAAGACTTATCGCAGCAAGAGTTATACGCAAGATGGTTGAAAGCAGAAATGCAGCATCATTGATTGTAGACCACGATATCGTATTTATCGACTACATTTCAGACAGGGCAATGGTATTTAACGGAACTCCCGGTTTAAACGGTCATGCATCAAAACCTACTGATCTTAGAAATGCAATGAACGAATTTTTAGGAAACTTGAACATTACATTCAGAAGAGATAAGGAAACAAAAAGGCCAAGAGTAAACAAACTTGACAGTTACAAAGACCGTGAACAAAAAGAAAAAGGAGAATATTATTACCTATCCGATTAAATATGAAATAATGACAAAAAAAAGAATTAGACAATTAGATATTTTCTAATTCTTTTAAAATATATTTTTTTAACACATCAACTGCTTTTTCACCATCACTGTCCAAACGAACCGCATCCAACGGATTTAAATCATAAGTTTTAACAACAGCATCTGCAGATATGTTTTTTATTGAATTTACATCTTTATCATTTAAAATTACTGACGCACAGTCGTCACTGCAACCTGTTATTGTAACTATTTTTGCATCATCAAGAATAGGTGAGCAGTTATTCGGTTGAGCAGAGTATTCGGTTATACATGCCGCAACAATGTTTTCATTTTCAAGAGCAAGTTCAACAGTAGCTGCACGAACTACCAAACCTAATGGACTTAATCCGCTGCAAGACACTAAAGCTATTTTTTCTTTCATTTTTTCATCCTCAAATATCGTTTTTTAACTTTTTCATAACCTCTTTTATAAAACGGACATAAATCAATGCACCTGCTGCATCCTTCACGGTGTGCTGTGCATAATTTTCTTAAAAATTTCCCATCCTCATCAAATGCATTTTCAGGGCACCTGTCAATGCAAACACCGCATGTTGAGCAGTAATCCTCAACCCACAGCATGTCATTTTCACTTTTGAACGGCAAATTTTCTATTGATGTTTTAATCATGAAAAATCCTAAATTCAAACCTTCCTTAAACATGCACATGTTGCTTCTTGTAATTACCGCATCATTTGACTGAAGTGCAATTGCCCGTAAGCTTACACGGTCATCTAATGGATTGATTAAATCGGCCTGAAAACCGTTTTTTCTTAAAATGTCCGCAAGTTCGAATGTCTTTTTACCCACTTGCTGAAATTCCTCATCCATTAATTTGCATTTTTCCTTTGAGGGTTCCATTTTAAGGATTTCATCAGACATTCTGTATTTTAAAATGATAATATTGTCCCAGTCAATATCCCACTCCTTTTTAAACTCTTCATTTAATTTGGAATAGCTTAAACCTTCAAATTGATAGTCAATGACTAATTCGTTGAATTCATTTAAAAAATCAGCAGATATAGTGGTTTGGGGATGGTGAGGGTTTTCAATTTTATAAAAATTAGGAATAGGTTGATGATATCTGAATCTCATATGCAACCTATTTTGTTCTTAAAGCCTCAACGGCTTTAGGGAACTCTTCACAGAATATTTTAATTTCTTCTGTTGGAATTGAGAAACTTATACGAAGGTATTTATCTCCAAAGTCTTCGGAGGTATATTCCCCTTCACGTGTGAACAATTTTTTCTCAACCAGATAATTTGACATAACTTTCGGATCTATTCCTGCACCTGACAAGTCAATTACCATCATATTTGCGTCTGACGGATAAACCGGCAGGAAAACTCCTTCAATAGGTTCAATCATTTCATTGATTAACCTTTGGTTTTCAAAGCAGGTTTCTCTCATGGAATCATACCATTGAGGTTTTGATTTTAAACCTGCAATTGCACCGTACTGGGAGATGATGTTTACACCTAAATCATTAACAACCGCATTTTTGATGGCGTCGATTATCGGTTTTGTGGATATGACTCCTCCGATTCTTAAACCTGCCATTCCGAATATTTTTGAAAAGCTGTAGATTGTCAATGTCTGTTCAGGAGCATAATTCTGTGCATGGAAATGCTCTCTTGCGAAATCCTTGTAAGTCACATCATGTAATAGATAAATATCATTTTCCTTTGCAATTTCTGCAAATTCCTTAAGTTCGTCTTCAGTGTATGATGAACCTAACGGGTTTAAAGGATCAATTAGAATAACCATTCTTGTGTTTTCATCCATATTTTTTCTAAGTAAATCCGGAGTCAATTTGTAGTTGTTTTCTTCATAATAAATTGGAACGTATCTTATTTCATTAGCAAACCTGTTTGCAAAGTCTCCAATAATAAAGTAACCCGGATCTGATAAAATCACATTGTCTTCAGGCTCAAGTAATGCCTGCATAACCAGATATAAAGATTCTGTTGCACCTGAGGTCAATAACACTTCCAAATCTTCGAAACCTAAATCATCTAAAATTAACTGTTTAAGTTCACTGAATCCTTCAGGAGCAGGATATTTACAGAATGTCTTTTCCTTTATCGCTTCAATCATGGCATCGGAGATTGTATCGTCATGTAAATGATTTGTATTTTGACCCATCCAAATCATATCTTCGTCCATATACATATCTTCAAAAAAGTCATTTGCACTGTCATATCCTTCTGGAGGCACCCTTTCAGTTTTTTGAAACTTCTTTTTAGGGTGTTTAATATCAAAATCACTATCTCTCATAATATCACACAACAATTCCAAAATAATTATATATTTTTTATAAGTAATAAAATTATCTTATACAATTCCCCTGGAAGTAATTGAAAAAACGGCCTGATTTCCTTCAGGGAGGCTTCTGTGACGAATCAAAGTTGCAATTCTCTTATTTACCTCATCGCCCCGTTCCAGTTGGATTATTACCTTGCTCCAGTATTGCAGGATAGTTCCTCCAACAGCGCGGATGTCATTGTTTCCTTCATCATCAAAAGCATTGTAAATCTGATTTGTAAGCACAACGGCCACATCATATTTCCTTGCAATCTTGGACAGTATTCCCATCTGCTTACCTAACTCCTTATTGAGTTTAGAGGATTTCATGTCATCTACACGATAAAGTGCGACTGCTGAGTCCAGAACTATCAAATCAACATCGTCATGATTTTTCCTGAGCCATATTTCAATAGCTTTAAGGTTATCATTCTGTTCAAGGAAATTGGTTGGTTCAAAAACAATTATGTTATTGGCCACATTTTGAAAATCTGAACCTGAAATCTGTTTGATTCTGTCAATTGAGATTCCACCTTCAGTATCCATATAAATAACTTTCTTGCCAGTTTTGGCTACATTTACCGCCAATGTTAATGTTATATTGCTTTTACCTGAACTAGGCGGTCCGAATATTTGAGTTATAACTCCCTTTTCAAATCCTCCCTTTAAAAGAGCATCCAGAGAAGAGTTAGATGGAATTTTTTGATTATCTTCAAAGTTAGCCAATACTTTCATATACTAACTTTTGATTTTTATATGATATATATTTAACAAAATTATTATAACTATGAATAATTATATTAAGAAATAACTTAAGGAGAGATTAACATGACTAGGAAAATAATCCCTTTATTGATACTTTTAATTATTTCTGTCAGTTGCCTGAGTTTTGTTTCAGCAGACAACAACACTACAGTGACTGAGGAAATTGAAGATTTGACAAATTACATAACCGTCAGTTCAATTAATGGAGATAAAATAGAATTTAGCGATGGATTTATTGGATTTTGCCTTGATTCTGCCAAAATAGGTGCAGACAGCAAATTCACATCCAGAAGTACAACAAGTAATGAGAATGCAGTCAAACTAGCAATTATTGAATGTTACAAACAAAACAAAGTAAATGAAATGGGAATCATCATTTCAAAAGTTGTTGCCAAAGATACAAGCGATTCAATTGTCCAGAAGGTTTTAAGTTCCGGTGAAACTATCGGCGACAATGCACTGGTTGAAATCAACAACACTACAGAAGGCAATTTTAATTTTGAGCTTTTAAAATCATCAAACGACGGCTCCGATTGCATAGCTTATAAAGTTTCATTACAGACCATAATACCTGAGGACACCCTTGCTGCAGGCGAAAATAGTACAGACAGTGAAGGCGTAAACGAAAGCGGCGACACTTCCAAAGACACCACACCACAAAGTCAAAATAATTCCGAGGAAGAAACAACTCCTACTCAAAACAATGAAACCAAAGACGTTAAAACTGCAGACGATGAAAACAATGGCGAAACTACAGTCAATGAAAAAAACAAAACAATAATCAACAAAACAAAAACAGTAATCGTTAATGAGACAAACACCACCATCATTAACCAGAACAATACCAAAATAATCAATAAAACAAATGAAACACCGCAAAATGCTACCGTTCAGGACACAATAATGAAAGCAGCGGGAAATCCAATATTCATTTTGGTAGTAGTTATTGTAGTTATTGCAATTGTCGCTGTGGTAATGCGTAAAAGATAATTTTTAAGAGATTAATTTTTAATCTCTATTTTCTTATTATTTTTGGCTTTATTCTAGTCAAATCAACAATTCTTGAAGCATGATTAGAATCCAGCTTTCCCACATCTATAACCAAATCAACCTCTCGATTCAACTGTTCCAGAATCTCCTGAGGAGTTGACAGGACTTCATCATCTGAAAGATTTGCACTGGTTGTTGTTATTGGAAATATACTGGCCAATCTGCAGGCGATTTCACATTTTGGAACTCTAACGCCAACATAGCTTGATCCGCTTGTAACTGCTCTGGGAACTATATTTTTTCTATCCAAAATAAATGTGTAAGGACCCGGCAGATACTGCCTAATCGTATTTTTCTGGCTTAAAGAAACTTTAGCAACCAAGTCAATGGCATTGATGTCTGAAACTAGAATTGAAAGCGGTTTAAGTAAACTTCTCTCCTTAATATCAAAAACCCTTCTGACCGCTTTATTGTCAAATATATTGGCTCCCAAACCATAAACAGTGTCAGTAGGATACAATACCACCCCACCATCTGCCAATACATTTATAGCTTCATTAATGATATCTTCATCAATTTTATCAATGCTAGTTTTCAATATTTTCATTTTTCTTACCTAACAATTATATTAGATAAAAATTTAT of the Methanobrevibacter sp. genome contains:
- the pth2 gene encoding aminoacyl-tRNA hydrolase, which produces MKQVMIVRTDLKMKKGKIAAQCCHGAIGAYKKSPQDKIRKWENEAYAKVVLKVKTLEELTELKKLADKKGIANYLVVDAGRTQIPTSSVTVLALGPDEDEILDEVTGDLKLL
- a CDS encoding zinc finger domain-containing protein; its protein translation is MKTVECISCKQEIPLTGPFVEFECPECGAKISRCEKCRTFGHAYKCECGFEGP
- a CDS encoding putative zinc-binding protein, with the translated sequence MKEKIALVSCSGLSPLGLVVRAATVELALENENIVAACITEYSAQPNNCSPILDDAKIVTITGCSDDCASVILNDKDVNSIKNISADAVVKTYDLNPLDAVRLDSDGEKAVDVLKKYILKELENI
- a CDS encoding type II secretion system F family protein — protein: MLDKFFIFIGEMALSPISFIRSLSLKKTDDKNKNQNMQTTNKIFSRINLEAENKTSKKENSLLDRLRERLLKILFKKQTVILLLSLTSILIITSPLEIAGIFLTVIAMVYIFTLYYPQIKNQRNYSDLNQELPYALRHMGIELKSGKGLHDTLVTIKDADYGTFSHELNRVLEEVKYGKSTEDSLLEMSKRVKSEGLTRAVQQLIGTLRVGGNLANSLDIIAQDISFDMQIKLKEYSQKLNSFILIYTFIAILAPVISLIMLMASSTVMGDLISTNLLMLLYGAIFPMIVMFMGVFMKKLEPKI
- a CDS encoding 50S ribosomal protein L11 methyltransferase; this encodes MDVDEKIKSLNECEKCSDVQIKKFSPLRELINFEDYDGEYMRCECGKRPLDIVMSHILKIMIESEIVPQKATLRRNSPVPLSDFYYSNLNPQFIQKNTLILLHNDFTPEVASRLISEVPEVKCVLKGSPQNLAGQKDKDSTINHFEILEGDDTQINVMRTLLGDKVILAKNQSKHHIEVAMTTEEKLLRLHNYLKNNGIKKGVAIDAMCGLGALGIYLLKYGFEKVIFNDVNPEMIDALKHNLELNDVVDNFEIFNEAFENLDVGHVDLCVIDAFPGVDISEITKKAEKIADNVVII
- a CDS encoding ribosome biogenesis/translation initiation ATPase RLI, producing MTRISILDKDRCQPKKCDYLCIHYCPGVRMDEDTIVIDESTKKPLISEELCEGCGICTNRCPFDAITIINLPEAAGEPIHRFGQNQFELFGLPSLEEGTVLGLLGQNGIGKSTIMNILSGNLIPNFGDYENKPENWDEVIEYYKGSALQKYFKDLSEGNIKTILKPQMVDKLPKVVKGKVKDLLTTVNERDKLDYVTKELQLENVLDRKMENLSGGELQRVAIAATVLREGDFYYFDEPTSWLDVSQRLNAVKVIRSLAEEGKSVLVIEHDLATLDALSDNIHILYGQPGGYGVVSGRKGVRLGINAYIKGFLAEENVRIRRNPIEFAIRPPTPEDEGDALASYTNLSKDYDGFKLTADEGEIFYDEIVTAFGSNGIGKTTFAKMLAGVEEPTNGEVDDEVTIAYKPQYIVTNFEGSVSDFLYMNAPSFGSKIFESEIMNPLSLNEMLDKPVKGLSGGELQRLAIAATLSKDAEIYLFDEPTAFLDVEQRLIAARVIRKMVESRNAASLIVDHDIVFIDYISDRAMVFNGTPGLNGHASKPTDLRNAMNEFLGNLNITFRRDKETKRPRVNKLDSYKDREQKEKGEYYYLSD
- a CDS encoding elongation factor 1-beta, which encodes MGEVLTTMKIMPDSPDVDLEAIKATIKDSMPEGAKLHDMKEEPIAFGLVAIVISFITDDGEGGSEPVEEMVSAIEGVASIEITGVGRLMD
- a CDS encoding delta 1-pyrroline-5-carboxylate synthetase, which translates into the protein MKQVVKIGGSLFPNYAIELARQLKNTDSVIILGGGEFANLIRKYDDEQSFSEEVNHWTAIDCMDIIAKLVNDKVDSTKLAYSIDEINEIADEGFTPIFVVSEFLKKEDPFECSWDVTSDSIAAYVSHLLNANLLIVTNVNGIYTQEPKEPGSTFISKIDAKTLLTFQESSIDVMLPSLLLEFGTNCYVVNGKCPERVLSLIDDNINDYNFDYTQIIGDLK
- a CDS encoding DUF4012 domain-containing protein, producing the protein MDRTRKIIVAILIIVLIGLVAIIAGALFIGHDTELSEGTKNILVCAIDESENRPGMGACDMCFIVTLKNGTLMNYTAVYPGGLTHPTAAEPAEAQSQGAGSKLLLHDSFWEADNAKCMQLAKEIVEYNTKVSIDSVVAVNSQALDAVLAAAGPLDINGTNTTASGIDIIREEDWGQGVSRGEAVLDVVKAAAKAAKDPEIKSAMVNAAIDQYSKGNIVMDQQGAFVGLLASKGIETFFG
- a CDS encoding CpaF family protein, giving the protein MSNNDIIPQYNTVRQNYSAEEKILLGELRENLVDLAISSGENFQPNENKMLNDIKSFLFLRLNKNNENNHISNEYLDNLANKLLRDIIGYGEIDPLIQDDNLEEIMINGIDKPVFVYHRQHGMMKTNIEFDDEKKLTDLIDSIARQINRRIDQESPILDGRLIDGSRINATIPPVSPDGPSLTIRKFKKDPLTIIDLINSKTISIELAAFLWLCIDGLGVKSANAIISGGTSSGKTTTLNALSSFINPKERIITIEDTLELQLPHEHVIRMETRPANVENKGELTMNDLVKNSLRQRPDRIIVGEVRSDEAITLFTALNTGHSGFGTLHANDARETITRLTNKPMCVPEIMIQAIDFIIMQNRIYTPSGVSYRRISEVVEIVGIEEGVVQLNKIFQWNPETDQIENVSISSKTLSQIAKLSGQSINELHKEIEKRELVLKHMIKQNIHSVNDVKQVLDLYSHDSDGVLKRIISNR